From a single Saimiri boliviensis isolate mSaiBol1 chromosome 7, mSaiBol1.pri, whole genome shotgun sequence genomic region:
- the CLEC4E gene encoding C-type lectin domain family 4 member E isoform X1 — translation MSIRVELPKRPSVRLSRFILPESYQENSPEEREREGGREGEKEKNQRERMNSSKSSESQRTDGGRFSSQMFLWTAAGSSILLLSACFITRCVVTHHTFQICDEKKFQLPENFTELSCYNNGSGSVKNCCPLNWEHFQSSCYFFSTDTSSWASSLRNCSAMGAHLVVINSEAEQEFLYYQKPKMREFFIGLSDQVVEGQWQWVDNTPFTESLSFWDAGEPNNIATLEDCVTIRDSSNPRRNWNDVTCFFSYFRICEMPEINILNKRKSL, via the exons ATGTCCATCAGAGTTGAACTTCCTAAAAGACCAAGTGTTCGTCTTTCACGATTCATTCTCCCCGAATCTTACCAAGAAAACAGccctgaagagagagaaagagagggagggagagagggagagaaagaaaaaaaccaaagagagagaatgaattcatCCAAATCGTCTGAATCACAACGCACAG ATGGAGGACGCTTCTCTTCCCAAATGTTCTTGTGGACTGCTGCTGGGAGCTCCATCCTACTCCTCAGTGCGTGTTTCATCACCAGATGTGTTG TGACACATCACACCTTTCAAATCTGTGATGAGAAAAAGTTTCAGCTACCTGAGAACTTCACAGAACTCTCCTGCTACAACAATGGATCAG GTTCAGTCAAGAATTGCTGTCCATTGAACTGGGAACATTTTCAGTCTAGCTGCTACTTCTTTTCTACTGACACGAGTTCCTGGGCATCAAGTTTAAGGAACTGCTCAGCCATGGGGGCTCACCTGGTGGTTATCAACTCAGAGGCGGAGCAG GAATTCCTTTACTACCAGAAACCGAAAATGAGAGAGTTTTTTATTGGACTGTCAGACCAGGTGGTCGAGGGTCAGTGGCAGTGGGTGGATAACACACCTTTCACAGAGTCTCTGAG CTTCTGGGATGCAGGGGAACCCAATAACATAGCTACCCTGGAGGACTGTGTGACCATAAGGGACTCTTCAAACCCAAGGCGAAATTGGAATGATGTAACCTGTTTCTTCAGTTATTTTCGGATTTGCGAAATGccggaaataaatattttgaacaaaagaaaatctctttaa
- the CLEC4E gene encoding C-type lectin domain family 4 member E isoform X2 gives MSIRVELPKRPSVRLSRFILPESYQENSPEEREREGGREGEKEKNQRERMNSSKSSESQRTDGGRFSSQMFLWTAAGSSILLLMTHHTFQICDEKKFQLPENFTELSCYNNGSGSVKNCCPLNWEHFQSSCYFFSTDTSSWASSLRNCSAMGAHLVVINSEAEQEFLYYQKPKMREFFIGLSDQVVEGQWQWVDNTPFTESLSFWDAGEPNNIATLEDCVTIRDSSNPRRNWNDVTCFFSYFRICEMPEINILNKRKSL, from the exons ATGTCCATCAGAGTTGAACTTCCTAAAAGACCAAGTGTTCGTCTTTCACGATTCATTCTCCCCGAATCTTACCAAGAAAACAGccctgaagagagagaaagagagggagggagagagggagagaaagaaaaaaaccaaagagagagaatgaattcatCCAAATCGTCTGAATCACAACGCACAG ATGGAGGACGCTTCTCTTCCCAAATGTTCTTGTGGACTGCTGCTGGGAGCTCCATCCTACTCCTCA TGACACATCACACCTTTCAAATCTGTGATGAGAAAAAGTTTCAGCTACCTGAGAACTTCACAGAACTCTCCTGCTACAACAATGGATCAG GTTCAGTCAAGAATTGCTGTCCATTGAACTGGGAACATTTTCAGTCTAGCTGCTACTTCTTTTCTACTGACACGAGTTCCTGGGCATCAAGTTTAAGGAACTGCTCAGCCATGGGGGCTCACCTGGTGGTTATCAACTCAGAGGCGGAGCAG GAATTCCTTTACTACCAGAAACCGAAAATGAGAGAGTTTTTTATTGGACTGTCAGACCAGGTGGTCGAGGGTCAGTGGCAGTGGGTGGATAACACACCTTTCACAGAGTCTCTGAG CTTCTGGGATGCAGGGGAACCCAATAACATAGCTACCCTGGAGGACTGTGTGACCATAAGGGACTCTTCAAACCCAAGGCGAAATTGGAATGATGTAACCTGTTTCTTCAGTTATTTTCGGATTTGCGAAATGccggaaataaatattttgaacaaaagaaaatctctttaa